The following proteins are encoded in a genomic region of Arcobacter cloacae:
- a CDS encoding sensor histidine kinase produces the protein MSDINTILFYGITFGILIMTVVYTFVRYLYSKEIFYISYCFMQVFSLLYIVTYSKLFEISFFVQELALVIASLSAVLFAITYYEGKFLPKITNYKELIINTLLLNVVILTAFYHYVLFEYLPYTIIYAILFISIIFNLKQGFKPTLIYVIGWSVFCILLFIFDFKNFYNQRGYFDLVLLVFAIEAMLFTISIAYKYNDLKVQNKNFEKLVLQQSKFVKSGEMIANITHQFRQPLNNISYILMNLKKRFENKNLDESYFDKKVFQANEQLNFLSKTIDDFKEFYTVSKEKEIFSVKDAILNATTILSADLKTYNIELETKFETFEEVKIFGVKSELSQVLIAIISNSIDVLKSKKNPKIKIEVFSSSAEVIIKLADNGGGIKAKNLKKIFEPYFSTKEEGTGIGLYLSKMIIEESFGGKILVENKKEGVLFSLFIEKAL, from the coding sequence ATGTCTGATATAAATACAATTTTATTCTATGGTATTACTTTTGGAATATTGATTATGACTGTAGTTTATACTTTTGTTAGATATTTGTACTCAAAAGAGATTTTTTATATAAGTTACTGTTTTATGCAGGTTTTTTCTTTGCTTTATATAGTAACTTACAGCAAACTATTTGAAATTAGTTTTTTTGTTCAAGAGTTGGCTTTAGTAATTGCAAGTTTGAGTGCTGTGCTTTTTGCTATAACATATTATGAGGGAAAGTTTTTACCAAAAATCACAAACTATAAAGAGTTGATAATCAATACTTTATTATTAAATGTGGTTATTTTAACGGCTTTTTATCACTATGTTTTATTTGAATATTTGCCTTATACAATTATTTATGCAATTTTATTTATCTCAATTATTTTTAATCTAAAACAAGGTTTTAAACCGACGCTTATATATGTTATTGGTTGGTCTGTTTTTTGTATTTTACTTTTTATTTTTGATTTTAAAAATTTTTATAATCAAAGGGGATATTTTGATTTAGTTTTATTGGTTTTTGCCATTGAAGCGATGCTTTTTACTATTTCGATAGCTTATAAATATAACGATTTAAAAGTACAAAATAAAAATTTTGAAAAGTTAGTTTTACAGCAATCAAAGTTTGTAAAATCAGGTGAAATGATAGCAAATATAACTCACCAATTTAGACAACCTTTAAATAATATCTCTTATATTTTAATGAATCTAAAAAAAAGATTTGAAAATAAAAATTTAGATGAAAGCTATTTTGATAAAAAAGTTTTTCAAGCAAATGAACAACTAAATTTTTTATCAAAAACAATAGATGATTTTAAAGAGTTTTATACAGTTTCAAAAGAGAAAGAAATTTTTAGTGTAAAAGATGCGATTTTAAATGCTACAACAATTTTGAGTGCTGATTTAAAAACTTATAATATAGAGTTAGAAACAAAATTTGAAACCTTTGAAGAGGTTAAAATATTTGGAGTAAAAAGTGAACTTTCGCAAGTTTTAATAGCAATTATTTCAAACTCTATTGATGTTTTAAAAAGTAAAAAAAATCCAAAAATTAAAATAGAAGTTTTTTCTTCTAGTGCTGAGGTAATAATAAAACTAGCTGATAATGGTGGTGGAATAAAAGCAAAAAATCTAAAAAAGATTTTTGAACCATATTTTTCTACAAAAGAAGAGGGAACTGGAATAGGGCTTTATTTATCAAAAATGATAATTGAAGAGAGTTTTGGCGGAAAAATTTTGGTGGAAAATAAAAAAGAGGGAGTTTTATTTTCCCTCTTTATTGAAAAGGCTCTTTAG
- a CDS encoding DUF4412 domain-containing protein has product MGKISVVFTLLVLGFVDLFANSNRYDIKSGIVEYEIVGNVQGSESGNTLSGTSKLYFKDFGTLELVDEKIVQTNMGEKEEERTISKIVNNKMLTVDFNDEVIYSQSLALDEENPVQNIKNYESFVQMGAKNLGTENILGYKCDVWQLGEDKIWIHNSVPLKLITKSLGITQTQEAKFAVFNVDIKNDKFKLPAFPVKAIEEIIGQEGEYIPSGD; this is encoded by the coding sequence GTGGGAAAGATAAGTGTTGTGTTTACATTGTTAGTTCTTGGTTTTGTTGATTTATTTGCAAATTCAAATAGATATGACATAAAATCTGGAATTGTTGAATATGAAATTGTAGGAAATGTTCAAGGTAGTGAAAGTGGAAATACTTTAAGTGGTACAAGTAAGTTGTATTTTAAAGATTTTGGAACTTTAGAGTTAGTAGATGAAAAAATTGTTCAAACAAACATGGGAGAAAAAGAAGAAGAGAGAACTATATCTAAAATAGTTAATAATAAAATGCTCACAGTTGATTTTAATGATGAGGTGATTTATTCTCAATCTTTGGCTTTAGATGAAGAAAATCCTGTTCAAAATATCAAAAATTATGAATCTTTTGTACAAATGGGTGCAAAAAATCTAGGAACAGAAAATATTTTAGGTTACAAATGTGATGTTTGGCAATTAGGTGAAGATAAAATTTGGATTCATAATTCAGTTCCTTTAAAACTAATAACTAAATCTTTGGGAATTACTCAAACTCAAGAAGCGAAATTTGCTGTTTTTAATGTTGATATTAAAAATGATAAATTTAAATTACCAGCTTTCCCTGTAAAAGCTATTGAAGAGATAATTGGTCAAGAAGGTGAATATATTCCAAGTGGAGATTAA
- a CDS encoding response regulator transcription factor — MLKNINKNIKILYVEDDEIARENGVEFLENFFEQIYAASDAIVALQLYEKYQPDIIITDIQMPKLNGLEFVKRIREKDKKTQIIIITAFCDKDYLLKAIELQLVKYLVKPVKEKEFEEALFLCVNSLQEDNSNIVKLDENCYFDTFNKNLVIKDEIIKLRAKEILFLELLIKNKNRYVSYEEIENYVWVDSVMTKDALKTLVKNLKTKIPKDLILNLTNSGYKIDV, encoded by the coding sequence ATGTTAAAAAATATAAATAAAAATATAAAAATTTTGTATGTTGAAGATGATGAAATAGCAAGAGAAAATGGTGTTGAATTTTTAGAGAATTTTTTTGAGCAAATTTATGCGGCAAGTGATGCCATTGTTGCTTTACAATTATATGAAAAATATCAACCCGATATTATAATCACAGATATTCAAATGCCTAAATTAAATGGTTTGGAATTTGTAAAAAGAATAAGAGAAAAAGATAAAAAAACTCAAATTATAATTATCACAGCTTTTTGTGATAAAGATTATTTATTAAAAGCCATTGAATTACAGCTTGTGAAATATCTTGTAAAACCTGTAAAAGAAAAAGAGTTTGAAGAGGCTTTGTTTTTATGCGTGAACTCTTTGCAAGAGGATAATTCAAATATTGTAAAACTAGATGAGAATTGTTATTTTGATACTTTTAATAAAAATTTAGTGATAAAAGATGAAATAATAAAACTAAGAGCAAAAGAGATTTTGTTTTTAGAACTTCTTATAAAAAATAAAAATAGATATGTAAGTTATGAAGAGATTGAAAACTATGTTTGGGTTGATTCTGTTATGACAAAAGATGCTTTGAAAACTTTGGTTAAAAATCTAAAAACAAAAATCCCAAAGGATTTGATTTTGAATCTTACAAATAGTGGTTATAAAATAGATGTCTGA
- a CDS encoding glycosyl hydrolase gives MGKKIFLTLISVTVAIFFWYFVGEKTILKDDSNSFSKLQCVSYAPFGKDESPFLFDSGLVISEELVKKDLKLLSKYTDCIRTYSTLGLEMIPKIARENNLQMLMGAWVSKDEKQTKDELDTLIKLANENADIVKAVIVGNEVLLRGDVSDKKLYEYIKQIKEALPNTKVTYADVWEYWVKYPHIKDVTDFVTIHILPYWEDEPMNIHESIEHLASVREEVEGILKTSNILIGETGWPSEGRSREDAMPSKINQALFVRDFVKLAEEKNWDYNIIEAVDQPWKRVSEGAVGGFWGLFDKDRLDKNVFAGDVSNFPNYKYLAFGSILLIILFSLLLKNSEVSTKKLLQFTIINTLFAILYMLQVEQYNIIARNNLEGTWAILLLITQIFVYYFMLSHILKPKRIDVIPSVFFYLSAFFAFILSMNLAFNGRYENFEIYGFIILAISFLWLYSTQYEKLNFGKFEKALSLVLVLSSILIVYNETFLNIFSNIWVIIALIFAYILNKGAKNIGLCDLKQVSIYTLIFAAIFVAFKLGFVSNKELAIACNLDSNSLSCSVKDFMGASIYFGYVGLITIIFAIIAFVVNKKSFSIIALFLSIGSLILSNTFLGAISFMIAIYLLTKEDIKNLQ, from the coding sequence ATGGGAAAAAAAATATTTCTAACACTAATTAGTGTTACTGTTGCCATCTTCTTTTGGTATTTTGTGGGTGAAAAAACTATTTTAAAAGATGATTCTAACTCTTTTTCAAAACTTCAATGCGTATCATATGCGCCTTTTGGGAAAGATGAATCTCCTTTTTTATTTGATAGTGGATTAGTAATTTCAGAAGAATTAGTAAAAAAAGATTTAAAACTACTTTCAAAATATACAGATTGTATTAGAACTTACTCAACATTAGGTTTGGAGATGATTCCTAAAATAGCAAGAGAAAATAATCTTCAAATGCTAATGGGAGCATGGGTTAGTAAAGATGAAAAACAGACAAAAGATGAACTTGATACTTTAATAAAACTTGCAAATGAAAATGCAGATATAGTAAAAGCTGTTATTGTTGGGAATGAAGTTTTATTAAGAGGAGATGTTTCTGATAAAAAATTATATGAATATATAAAACAGATAAAAGAAGCTCTTCCAAATACAAAAGTAACTTACGCTGATGTTTGGGAATATTGGGTTAAGTATCCACATATCAAAGATGTTACTGATTTTGTAACTATTCATATCTTACCTTATTGGGAAGACGAACCTATGAATATTCACGAATCAATAGAACATCTAGCAAGCGTAAGAGAAGAAGTTGAAGGGATATTAAAGACTTCAAATATTTTAATTGGTGAAACAGGTTGGCCAAGTGAAGGAAGATCAAGAGAAGATGCTATGCCTAGTAAAATTAATCAAGCACTTTTTGTAAGAGATTTTGTTAAATTAGCTGAAGAAAAAAATTGGGATTATAATATCATTGAAGCAGTTGATCAACCTTGGAAAAGAGTAAGTGAAGGAGCTGTTGGAGGTTTTTGGGGATTATTTGATAAAGATAGACTTGATAAAAATGTTTTTGCAGGAGATGTTTCAAACTTTCCAAACTATAAATATTTAGCTTTTGGTTCTATTTTACTAATTATTTTATTCTCTTTATTACTTAAAAATAGTGAAGTTTCTACAAAAAAACTTCTTCAATTTACAATAATAAATACTCTTTTTGCAATTTTATATATGCTTCAAGTTGAACAATACAATATCATTGCAAGAAATAATTTAGAAGGAACTTGGGCTATTTTACTTTTAATAACTCAAATTTTTGTTTATTATTTTATGCTTTCACATATATTAAAACCAAAAAGAATTGATGTAATTCCATCAGTTTTCTTCTATTTATCAGCATTTTTTGCTTTTATATTAAGTATGAATTTAGCATTTAATGGAAGATATGAAAATTTTGAAATTTATGGATTTATAATTTTAGCAATCTCATTTTTATGGTTATACTCTACTCAATATGAAAAATTAAATTTTGGTAAATTTGAAAAAGCCTTATCTTTAGTTTTAGTATTAAGTTCAATACTTATAGTTTATAATGAAACTTTCTTAAATATTTTCTCAAATATTTGGGTAATTATCGCATTAATTTTTGCATATATTTTAAATAAAGGTGCAAAAAATATTGGTTTATGTGATTTAAAACAAGTATCTATTTATACGCTAATTTTTGCAGCAATTTTTGTAGCTTTCAAACTAGGATTTGTTTCAAATAAAGAACTAGCAATAGCTTGTAACCTAGATTCAAACTCTTTATCTTGTTCAGTTAAAGACTTTATGGGAGCTTCTATTTATTTTGGATATGTAGGATTAATAACTATTATATTTGCAATAATTGCTTTTGTAGTAAACAAAAAGTCTTTTTCTATAATTGCTTTATTCTTAAGTATAGGTTCATTGATACTTTCAAATACTTTCTTAGGAGCTATTTCATTTATGATAGCTATTTATCTTCTAACAAAAGAAGATATAAAAAATCTTCAATAA
- the ccoG gene encoding cytochrome c oxidase accessory protein CcoG: protein MTYAKKRYLIYFISTLFIMTLPFITINGNHILLLSFDKLQFHFIGNVYSVSELYIMPFLLMFLFIGIFAITSMFGRVWCGWACPQTIFRVIYRDLIESTILDLRKINNKQKDIDYNKKSNQIKKYISLILWGIISLIISCNFMLYFVPPEDFFVYIQNPAEHSFMIIFILSVALFLIYDIVFMKENFCVYVCPYSRIQSVLYDDNTKQVTYDFNRGGKVYENGAKSIFKIKQWSNNEECTTCEACVKVCPTHIDIRKGLQVECINCLECSDACSTVMGKLNKESLINWGSTNKVLNKKNVSIFSKKNMTYFVSLFLSIFLAFYFSLEKENFLVNVNKTTELYKQNEEGIISNNYILTIHNTQDKDYVFDIKLIENKDFKIKRFESVKLKAGEKTKQVLILETTTDFNKLKNKPSKISIEIFTNEDEKVKVTRQIAFFYPKN from the coding sequence ATGACTTATGCTAAAAAAAGGTATCTTATCTATTTTATTAGTACCCTATTTATTATGACTTTACCATTTATAACAATAAATGGAAATCATATTTTATTATTATCATTTGATAAATTACAGTTTCATTTTATTGGAAACGTTTATAGTGTCAGCGAACTTTATATAATGCCATTTTTACTTATGTTTTTATTCATAGGTATTTTTGCAATAACTTCCATGTTTGGGAGAGTTTGGTGTGGTTGGGCTTGTCCTCAAACTATTTTTAGAGTGATTTACAGAGATTTGATAGAAAGTACAATTTTAGATTTAAGAAAAATAAATAATAAACAAAAAGATATAGATTACAATAAAAAATCAAATCAAATTAAAAAATATATATCTTTAATTTTATGGGGAATTATATCTTTAATTATCTCTTGTAATTTTATGTTGTATTTTGTTCCACCTGAAGATTTTTTTGTTTATATTCAAAATCCAGCTGAACATAGCTTTATGATTATATTTATTTTAAGTGTTGCCCTATTTTTAATTTATGACATTGTTTTTATGAAAGAAAATTTTTGTGTTTATGTATGTCCTTATTCAAGAATTCAATCTGTTTTATATGATGATAATACAAAACAAGTAACTTACGATTTTAATCGTGGTGGAAAAGTTTATGAAAATGGCGCTAAATCAATATTCAAAATAAAACAATGGAGTAATAATGAAGAGTGTACAACTTGCGAAGCTTGTGTCAAAGTTTGCCCGACACATATAGATATTAGAAAAGGCTTACAAGTTGAGTGTATAAACTGCCTTGAATGCAGTGATGCCTGTTCAACTGTTATGGGAAAACTAAATAAAGAGTCTTTGATAAATTGGGGAAGTACAAATAAAGTTTTAAACAAAAAAAATGTATCAATTTTCAGTAAAAAAAATATGACTTATTTTGTTTCATTGTTTTTATCTATATTTTTAGCTTTTTATTTCTCCCTTGAAAAAGAGAACTTTTTAGTAAATGTAAATAAAACAACAGAACTTTATAAACAAAATGAAGAAGGAATTATTTCAAATAACTATATTTTAACTATTCATAATACACAAGATAAAGATTATGTTTTTGATATTAAGTTAATTGAAAATAAAGATTTCAAAATAAAAAGATTTGAAAGTGTAAAACTAAAAGCTGGTGAAAAAACAAAACAAGTTTTAATCTTAGAAACAACAACTGATTTTAATAAATTAAAAAATAAACCATCTAAAATTTCAATTGAAATTTTTACAAATGAAGATGAAAAAGTAAAAGTTACAAGACAAATTGCGTTTTTTTATCCAAAAAACTAA